In Rosa chinensis cultivar Old Blush chromosome 1, RchiOBHm-V2, whole genome shotgun sequence, a genomic segment contains:
- the LOC112180631 gene encoding cysteine desulfurase 1, chloroplastic isoform X1, which translates to MMTLEGVALKLTPYSFPMITTPACRTPHTFRRFLVSASTAAAPPASLSLGHSTRPDFPILHQEVNGSRLVYLDNAATSQKPITVLKAVQDYYQGYNSNVHRGIHYLSSKATMEYELARKKISEFINASDAREIVFTRNATEAINLVAHSWGLQNIKSNDEILLTIAEHHSAIVPWQLVAQKTGAILKYVELNEDGVPDVEKLKDMLSRKTKLVVVHHVSNVLGSVLPIEDITCCAHDVGAKVLVDACQSVPHMAVDVQDLNADFLVASSHKMCGPTGIGFLYGKSDLFSSMPPFLGGGEMISDVFLDHSTYAEPPSRFEAGTPAIGEAIGLGAAIDYLSGIGMQRIHEYEIELAKYLYDSLCSIPNIRIYGPVPSEDVHRAALCSFNVENIHPTDLATLLDQQHGVAIRSGHHCAQPLHQHLGVGASARASLYFYNTREDVDDFIHALNDTVRFFNSFK; encoded by the exons ATGATGACACTGGAAGGAGTGGCCTTAAAATTGACCCCATATTCATTCCCCATGATAACAACCCCTGCCTGCCGCACCCCTCACACCTTCCGACGCTTTCTCGTCTCGGCTTCAACTGCTGCAGCTCCACCCGCATCCCTCTCACTTGGTCACTCGACCCGACCTGATTTCCCTATCCTTCACCAG GAAGTAAACGGCTCTAGACTTGTTTACTTGGACAATGCTGCAACTTCCCAGAAGCCCATCACTGTGTTAAAGGCTGTGCAGGATTACTATCAAGGTTACAATTCAAACGTGCATCGCGGGATTCATTACTTAAG TTCAAAGGCAACAATGGAATATGAATTGGCGAGAAAGAAGATTTCGGAATTTATCAATGCATCAGATGCTCGAGAAATTGTTTTTACTAGGAATGCTACTGAAGCTATCAATCTGGTTGCTCACTCGTGGGGACTccaaaatataaaatcaaatgaTGAG ATCTTACTCACAATTGCCGAACATCACAGTGCGATTGTTCCCTGGCAACTTGTAGCTCAAAAGACCGGTGCCATTTTGAAATACGTGGAACTAAATGAAGATGGAGTTCCAGATGTGGAAAAGTTAAAAGATATGCTTTCAAGAAAGACAAAACTTGTAGTTGTTCATCATGTCTCAAATGTGCTAG GTTCTGTTCTTCCTATTGAAGATATCACGTGTTGTGCTCATGATGTTGGGGCAAAAGTTCTTGTAGATGCTTGTCAGAGTGTTCCACACATGGCGGTTGATGTACAGGATCTTAATGCCGACtttcttgttgcttcctctcacaAG ATGTGTGGGCCTACGGGAATTGGATTCTTATACGGCAAGAGTGACCTATTTTCTTCCATGCCTCCATTTTTAG GTGGTGGAGAAATGATATCTGATGTATTTCTTGATCATTCCACTTATGCTGAACCTCCATCTAG ATTCGAGGCTGGAACACCAGCAATTGGGGAAGCAATTGGGCTAGGAGCAGCTATTGATTATTTGTCTGGAATTGGTATGCAACGGATACATGAGTATGAG ATAGAGCTGGCCAAATATCTATATGATAGTCTTTGTTCAATACCCAACATTCGAATTTATGGTCCGGTGCCTTCAGAAGATGTCCACCGCGCTGCTCTTTGTTCTTTCaatgttgagaatatacacCCTACAGATTTGGCAACTCTTCTTGACCAACAG CATGGAGTGGCTATCCGATCAGGTCACCATTGCGCCCAACCCCTTCATCAACATTTAGGCgtcggtgcaagtgcacgtgCGAGTCTTTACTTCTACAACACTAGAGAGGATGTTGATGACTTTATCCATGCCCTAAATGATACAGTCAGATTCTTTAATTCTTTCAAGTAG
- the LOC112180631 gene encoding cysteine desulfurase 1, chloroplastic isoform X2 — MMTLEGVALKLTPYSFPMITTPACRTPHTFRRFLVSASTAAAPPASLSLGHSTRPDFPILHQEVNGSRLVYLDNAATSQKPITVLKAVQDYYQGYNSNVHRGIHYLSSKATMEYELARKKISEFINASDAREIVFTRNATEAINLVAHSWGLQNIKSNDEILLTIAEHHSAIVPWQLVAQKTGAILKYVELNEDGVPDVEKLKDMLSRKTKLVVVHHVSNVLGSVLPIEDITCCAHDVGAKVLVDACQSVPHMAVDVQDLNADFLVASSHKMCGPTGIGFLYGKSDLFSSMPPFLGGGEMISDVFLDHSTYAEPPSRFEAGTPAIGEAIGLGAAIDYLSGIGMQRIHEYEIELAKYLYDSLCSIPNIRIYGPVPSEDVHRAALCSFNVENIHPTDLATLLDQQ, encoded by the exons ATGATGACACTGGAAGGAGTGGCCTTAAAATTGACCCCATATTCATTCCCCATGATAACAACCCCTGCCTGCCGCACCCCTCACACCTTCCGACGCTTTCTCGTCTCGGCTTCAACTGCTGCAGCTCCACCCGCATCCCTCTCACTTGGTCACTCGACCCGACCTGATTTCCCTATCCTTCACCAG GAAGTAAACGGCTCTAGACTTGTTTACTTGGACAATGCTGCAACTTCCCAGAAGCCCATCACTGTGTTAAAGGCTGTGCAGGATTACTATCAAGGTTACAATTCAAACGTGCATCGCGGGATTCATTACTTAAG TTCAAAGGCAACAATGGAATATGAATTGGCGAGAAAGAAGATTTCGGAATTTATCAATGCATCAGATGCTCGAGAAATTGTTTTTACTAGGAATGCTACTGAAGCTATCAATCTGGTTGCTCACTCGTGGGGACTccaaaatataaaatcaaatgaTGAG ATCTTACTCACAATTGCCGAACATCACAGTGCGATTGTTCCCTGGCAACTTGTAGCTCAAAAGACCGGTGCCATTTTGAAATACGTGGAACTAAATGAAGATGGAGTTCCAGATGTGGAAAAGTTAAAAGATATGCTTTCAAGAAAGACAAAACTTGTAGTTGTTCATCATGTCTCAAATGTGCTAG GTTCTGTTCTTCCTATTGAAGATATCACGTGTTGTGCTCATGATGTTGGGGCAAAAGTTCTTGTAGATGCTTGTCAGAGTGTTCCACACATGGCGGTTGATGTACAGGATCTTAATGCCGACtttcttgttgcttcctctcacaAG ATGTGTGGGCCTACGGGAATTGGATTCTTATACGGCAAGAGTGACCTATTTTCTTCCATGCCTCCATTTTTAG GTGGTGGAGAAATGATATCTGATGTATTTCTTGATCATTCCACTTATGCTGAACCTCCATCTAG ATTCGAGGCTGGAACACCAGCAATTGGGGAAGCAATTGGGCTAGGAGCAGCTATTGATTATTTGTCTGGAATTGGTATGCAACGGATACATGAGTATGAG ATAGAGCTGGCCAAATATCTATATGATAGTCTTTGTTCAATACCCAACATTCGAATTTATGGTCCGGTGCCTTCAGAAGATGTCCACCGCGCTGCTCTTTGTTCTTTCaatgttgagaatatacacCCTACAGATTTGGCAACTCTTCTTGACCAACAG TAG